One window from the genome of Labeo rohita strain BAU-BD-2019 chromosome 10, IGBB_LRoh.1.0, whole genome shotgun sequence encodes:
- the LOC127171566 gene encoding LOW QUALITY PROTEIN: C3a anaphylatoxin chemotactic receptor-like (The sequence of the model RefSeq protein was modified relative to this genomic sequence to represent the inferred CDS: deleted 2 bases in 1 codon; substituted 1 base at 1 genomic stop codon), with the protein MMFHNLTIFEMLVKSDKVIKLVKVVXRWYKVSNVREENIYWHNCESNHHNVITPVWAQNHRSLLIARLSCVVAWVLASILNLPYMILGDTYTVYNRTLCLPYLPDEDSYKMYGKFSIFRFVFGLLVPLICITTCYGFIARKLGRSHFHSGRAFRIMVAVIVAFFLCWLPYHIRCVFERVFSEEGTQMSQTTQSLQMQSV; encoded by the exons ATGATGTTTCACAACTTGACCATATTTGAAATGTTGGTGAAATCTGATAAAGTGATAAAGTTAGTG AAAGTGGTATAAAGGTGGTATAAAGTCTCAAACGTTAGagaggaaaacatttactgGCATAACTGTGAGTCGAATCATCACAAC GTGATCACACCGGTTTGGGCTCAAAATCATCGCAGTCTGTTAATTGCACGACTGTCCTGTGTAGTGGCCTGGGTTCTGGCTTCAATTCTTAATCTGCCTTACATGATATTAGGAGACacttatacagtatataacagAACACTCTGCCTGCCTTATCTACCTGATGAAGACAGTTATAAAATGTATGGAAAGTTCAGCATCTTCAGATTTGTGTTTGGCTTGTTGGTTCCTCTCATATGCATCACAACATGCTATGGATTCATTGCACGCAAGTTAGGCAGGAGTCATTTTCACTCTGGACGAGCTTTTCGCATCATGGTGGCTGTTATTGTGGCCTTTTTTCTGTGCTGGTTGCCGTATCACATAagatgtgtttttgaaagagttTTCTCTGAAGAGGGAACACAAATGTCACAAACCACCCAGTCACTGCAAATGCAGTCAGTGTAG
- the LOC127171781 gene encoding C3a anaphylatoxin chemotactic receptor-like — protein MTMKFPSFEMLETNEGDFSGPLLPDLDPWCYTLSLISLDRFTQVITPVWAQNHRSLLIGRLSCVAAWVLALILSLPFMMLRETLTENNTTSCLHHQLDEDNFKMYRLLSIIRFVFGFLVPLICITTCYGFIARKLGRSHFHSGRVFRIMLAVIVAFFLCWLPYHTVDLILIYGGDSSILAALAVDPVAISLAYFNSCLNPILYVFMGQDFKSKVKLSLRRVFERVFSEEGTQASQSTQSQQMHSMQ, from the exons ATGACCATGAAGTTTCCCAGCTTTGAAATGTTG GAAACCAATGAGGGTGATTTCTCTGGTCCTCTACTCCCTGACCTTGATCCTTGGTGTTACACCTTGAGCTTGATTAGTCTGGATCGGTTTACTCAGGTGATCACACCGGTTTGGGCTCAAAATCATCGCAGTCTGTTAATTGGACGACTGTCCTGTGTAGCGGCCTGGGTTCTGGCTTTAATTCTTAGTCTGCCTTTTATGATGTTAAGAGAGACtttaacagaaaataatacaaCATCTTGCCTTCATCATCAACTTGATGaagacaattttaaaatgtatagacTGTTAAGCATCATCAGATTTGTGTTTGGCTTTTTGGTTCCTCTCATATGCATCACAACATGCTATGGATTCATTGCACGCAAGTTAGGCAGGAGTCATTTTCACTCTGGACGAGTGTTTCGCATCATGTTGGCTGTAATTGTGGCTTTTTTTCTGTGCTGGTTGCCGTATCACACAGTGGATTTGATATTAATATATGGTGGGGATTCAAGTATCTTGGCAGCTTTGGCAGTGGATCCGGTGGCCATCTCGTTGGCGTATTTCAACAGCTGTCTGAACCCCATTCTGTATGTTTTCATGGGGCAGGATTTTAAAAGTAAGGTTAAACTTTCTCTAAGACGTGTTTTTGAAAGAGTTTTCTCTGAGGAGGGAACACAAGCATCACAATCCACACAGTCACAACAAATGCACTCAATGCAGTGA